The following coding sequences lie in one Arthrobacter sp. PGP41 genomic window:
- a CDS encoding LacI family DNA-binding transcriptional regulator yields the protein MRPRSTIVQVAKLIGVAPSTVSRAFTDPGKLKPETVQRVMDAAAEIGYVPNHHARALITGRSGAIGLVLPDVANPFFPPLIRYAQLAAEDYGLAVFVADTAEDTKRELQMIERLSPQVEGLIIASSRLSDRVLQTVAERQPTVLINRDVAGVPRVLISTSKALTDGLRHLVDAGHTRIAYVGGPARSWSDGQRHGAVQSTLESLGLETFFFRAKSGNYADALEVSGEVEAAGATAVVAFDDVVAHGLMSGFRAHGLRVPEDINVLGCDDTLAITTHPPLSSISLDLASAARSAVAMLRSAGRPGASSDQRFELEGSLVLRGTTT from the coding sequence GTGAGGCCCAGATCCACAATTGTCCAGGTCGCCAAGCTCATCGGGGTGGCACCTTCCACGGTGTCCCGGGCATTCACGGATCCCGGGAAGCTGAAGCCGGAGACTGTCCAACGGGTCATGGACGCAGCTGCAGAGATCGGATACGTCCCCAACCACCATGCACGCGCGTTGATCACCGGCCGCTCAGGCGCAATCGGGCTGGTGCTGCCCGATGTTGCCAACCCCTTCTTTCCCCCGCTGATCCGTTACGCGCAGCTGGCGGCGGAGGATTACGGGCTCGCCGTGTTCGTTGCAGACACAGCTGAGGACACCAAGCGGGAATTGCAGATGATTGAACGGCTGTCGCCGCAGGTGGAGGGCCTGATCATAGCTTCGTCGCGGCTCTCGGACCGGGTTCTCCAGACGGTTGCCGAGCGGCAGCCGACCGTGCTGATCAACCGGGACGTCGCCGGCGTCCCGCGCGTCCTCATCAGCACGTCCAAGGCGCTCACGGACGGGCTCCGCCACCTGGTGGATGCCGGCCACACCCGTATCGCCTATGTTGGCGGTCCGGCGAGGTCCTGGTCTGATGGGCAGCGTCATGGCGCCGTGCAGTCAACCTTGGAAAGCCTCGGGCTTGAAACCTTTTTCTTCCGCGCGAAGTCCGGAAACTACGCCGATGCCCTTGAAGTCAGCGGCGAGGTGGAAGCCGCCGGAGCTACCGCCGTCGTAGCCTTTGACGACGTTGTTGCCCACGGCCTGATGTCCGGATTCCGGGCACACGGCCTGCGCGTCCCCGAGGACATCAACGTCCTGGGGTGCGATGACACCCTGGCGATAACAACCCATCCGCCACTGTCGAGCATCTCTCTGGACCTGGCATCTGCCGCCCGGAGCGCTGTGGCAATGCTGAGGTCGGCGGGCCGGCCAGGGGCGAGCAGCGACCAGCGCTTCGAACTCGAGGGGTCCCTGGTGCTTCGCGGCACCACGACTTGA
- a CDS encoding GOLPH3/VPS74 family protein: MDAETPQAVELSLPQAFLLLATNDASGKPEIPVFALRTTLAGAVLAELDLLGAIELQGKHVRAAGTAPDTHLQHELELIRGKSRPHTPRWWVSVLEGRAEVQRVYEGMASLGIVEHVGERHLGLFRAVRYPEKDHAPEAALLKKIEAALSGAPSNLEPPDSGAADATAAGAGTAGAQAPDSASAKTGTKAPEPRTIALIALLQAAGLLGKLFPEADRVRAVELAKDYWPSRAVEDELRMIRLAEEEAANL; encoded by the coding sequence ATGGACGCTGAAACACCCCAAGCGGTGGAACTGAGCCTTCCCCAGGCATTCCTGCTGCTGGCCACAAATGATGCCAGCGGAAAACCCGAAATTCCGGTCTTCGCACTTCGGACCACGCTGGCAGGTGCTGTGCTGGCCGAGCTGGACCTGCTCGGTGCCATCGAGCTGCAGGGCAAGCACGTCAGGGCTGCCGGCACTGCGCCGGACACCCACCTGCAGCACGAGCTGGAGCTCATCCGCGGCAAGTCACGGCCGCACACTCCACGATGGTGGGTCTCGGTGCTCGAGGGCCGCGCCGAAGTGCAGCGCGTCTACGAGGGGATGGCTTCCCTGGGCATCGTGGAACACGTCGGCGAAAGGCACCTGGGCCTTTTCCGCGCCGTACGCTACCCGGAAAAGGACCATGCCCCGGAAGCCGCGCTCCTGAAGAAAATCGAAGCGGCACTCAGCGGTGCGCCGTCCAACCTCGAGCCGCCTGATTCCGGGGCTGCCGACGCAACGGCTGCCGGTGCCGGCACAGCCGGGGCCCAGGCGCCGGATTCCGCGTCCGCCAAGACCGGCACCAAGGCACCCGAACCCAGGACCATAGCCCTGATTGCCCTGCTGCAGGCGGCCGGGCTGCTCGGCAAGCTCTTCCCTGAAGCGGACAGGGTCCGGGCCGTTGAGCTGGCCAAGGATTACTGGCCGTCCCGCGCCGTGGAGGACGAACTCCGCATGATCAGGCTGGCGGAGGAGGAAGCCGCGAACCTGTGA
- a CDS encoding NYN domain-containing protein: MNEALSPSRRPGIRAAMFVDFDNVFTGLQALDPLAAKRFAEDPKHWADALSAGGSGEGPRRFLIRNCYLNPMVYSKYRTYWTRAGFRVIDCPSLTQRGKSSTDINLVLDAMDALSGSGGIEEFFIASADADFTSLIQRFRAADRMTTVIAAGAVAFAYREMADHVVESHDFVAILNGTAGEPIHAVASAKQPNVPAPAKTKSKVSSPAIREVLEFVRSAPGPVVGAMVAHRALTADPSLKTDWGGFGKFGTWVSQIGKDLEYSAAQGGWVWDGKRFSSEDLPVPAEQQPGVEEQVTRVTDVPALSASQFRQIFQSLAARLREHPVNRTELSRQVRDDCVSAGQPVSRNAVSFVLQGLAYANFQLSDQATAAELAAAWTANVEELCRVALLEFDAAEKLAVRRWASGGLLDA; this comes from the coding sequence ATGAACGAGGCACTCTCACCCTCCCGCAGGCCTGGCATCCGGGCAGCGATGTTCGTCGATTTTGACAACGTCTTTACCGGCCTGCAGGCACTGGATCCACTGGCAGCGAAGCGGTTCGCCGAAGACCCCAAGCACTGGGCGGACGCATTGTCAGCCGGCGGTTCCGGCGAGGGGCCCCGCCGCTTCCTGATCCGCAACTGCTACCTGAACCCGATGGTGTACTCGAAGTACCGGACATATTGGACCCGGGCCGGTTTCCGCGTGATCGACTGCCCGTCGCTCACGCAGCGGGGAAAGAGCAGCACGGACATCAACCTGGTGCTCGATGCCATGGACGCGCTCTCCGGAAGCGGCGGGATCGAAGAGTTCTTCATCGCCTCGGCCGATGCCGACTTCACGTCCCTGATCCAGCGTTTCCGTGCGGCCGACCGGATGACGACGGTCATCGCTGCCGGTGCTGTGGCCTTTGCCTACCGGGAGATGGCGGACCATGTGGTGGAGTCCCACGATTTCGTGGCGATCCTCAACGGAACCGCCGGGGAGCCCATCCATGCGGTGGCGTCTGCGAAACAGCCGAATGTCCCTGCTCCAGCCAAAACGAAATCCAAGGTTAGCTCGCCGGCAATCCGTGAGGTGCTGGAGTTCGTGCGCTCCGCGCCGGGACCGGTGGTCGGCGCGATGGTGGCCCACCGGGCGCTCACGGCAGACCCTTCCCTGAAGACGGACTGGGGCGGCTTCGGGAAGTTCGGGACCTGGGTCTCGCAGATCGGCAAGGACCTCGAGTATTCCGCAGCCCAGGGCGGCTGGGTCTGGGACGGGAAACGGTTCTCGAGCGAGGATCTTCCCGTGCCGGCGGAGCAGCAGCCGGGCGTCGAAGAGCAGGTCACCCGCGTGACGGATGTGCCGGCTCTTTCAGCGTCCCAGTTCCGGCAGATTTTCCAGTCCTTGGCGGCCCGGCTTCGTGAACACCCGGTCAACCGCACCGAACTGAGCCGCCAGGTGCGGGACGACTGCGTTAGTGCCGGCCAGCCGGTCTCACGCAACGCGGTCAGTTTCGTCCTGCAGGGCCTCGCGTACGCCAACTTCCAGCTCAGCGACCAGGCGACGGCCGCGGAACTTGCAGCAGCCTGGACGGCGAATGTGGAAGAACTCTGCCGGGTGGCGCTGCTGGAGTTCGATGCCGCTGAAAAGCTGGCGGTGCGCCGGTGGGCCAGCGGCGGACTGCTGGACGCCTAA
- a CDS encoding aldo/keto reductase, translating into MHTRTLGQGLQVSAIGLGCMGISQGYGPNPGDRQAMIGVIRDAVGLGVTFFDTAEVYGPYVNEEIVGEALAPVRDEVVIATKFGWRIEGGKSVGLDSSPEQIKRVADESLRRLRVDALDLFYQHRVDPGVPIEEVAGAVGELVQAGKVRHFGLSEASAATIRAAHTAFPVTAVQSEYSLWTRDPEPEVLPTLAELGIGFVPFSPLGKGFLTGTVDTSTQFAEGDVRGTIPRFTPENRAANQALVAHVAGLAAAKNASPGQIALAWLLAQHPWIVPIPGTRRRERLEENTAATAVALSADEVADLNAVASRIGVQGNRYNDTHMRYVGR; encoded by the coding sequence ATGCATACACGAACACTCGGACAGGGACTGCAGGTTTCGGCGATCGGCCTCGGCTGCATGGGCATTTCGCAGGGCTACGGCCCCAACCCCGGGGACCGCCAGGCGATGATCGGGGTGATCCGTGACGCGGTCGGCCTGGGAGTCACCTTCTTTGACACCGCCGAGGTGTACGGCCCCTACGTCAACGAGGAAATCGTCGGGGAAGCACTCGCGCCGGTGCGGGACGAGGTAGTCATCGCAACGAAGTTCGGGTGGCGGATCGAGGGCGGCAAATCCGTGGGGCTGGACAGCTCACCCGAGCAGATCAAACGCGTGGCGGACGAGTCGCTGCGCCGGCTGCGCGTGGACGCGCTGGACCTCTTTTACCAGCACCGCGTGGACCCCGGGGTGCCCATCGAAGAGGTGGCCGGCGCCGTGGGCGAGCTCGTCCAGGCCGGCAAGGTCCGCCACTTCGGGCTCTCAGAGGCCTCGGCTGCGACCATCCGCGCCGCCCACACAGCGTTTCCCGTGACAGCCGTCCAGAGCGAGTACTCGCTGTGGACGCGGGATCCGGAGCCGGAAGTGCTGCCCACCCTGGCGGAACTGGGGATCGGGTTCGTGCCCTTCAGCCCGCTCGGCAAGGGCTTCCTCACCGGGACCGTGGATACGTCCACGCAGTTCGCGGAAGGTGACGTCCGCGGCACCATCCCCCGCTTCACCCCGGAGAACCGTGCCGCCAACCAGGCGCTGGTGGCGCACGTCGCCGGCCTCGCCGCCGCCAAGAACGCCTCGCCGGGGCAGATCGCACTGGCATGGCTCCTGGCACAGCACCCCTGGATCGTTCCCATCCCGGGCACACGCCGCCGGGAGCGCCTCGAAGAGAACACCGCAGCTACAGCCGTTGCGCTGTCCGCCGACGAAGTCGCCGACCTGAATGCCGTGGCGAGCCGGATAGGGGTGCAGGGCAACCGCTACAACGACACGCACATGCGCTACGTCGGACGCTGA
- a CDS encoding SRPBCC family protein — MEHVEETVEVAVPLRTAYNQWTQFESFPQFMSGVESVTQLTDTTNHWVTKVGGVQREFDTEIVDQEPDDRIAWRSTDGKSHAGIIRFTPLDANHTKVRVHFEWAPETLTEKAGAALKMDQMQVKSDMRKFKDFIESRGTETGGWRGEVEDTGPTGQL; from the coding sequence CGCTGCGGACCGCGTACAACCAGTGGACCCAGTTCGAATCCTTTCCGCAATTCATGTCCGGCGTCGAATCCGTAACCCAGCTGACGGACACCACCAACCATTGGGTTACCAAAGTGGGCGGTGTCCAGCGGGAATTCGATACTGAAATAGTCGACCAGGAGCCTGACGACCGGATCGCCTGGCGCAGCACCGACGGCAAGTCCCATGCCGGCATCATCAGGTTTACGCCCCTGGATGCCAACCACACGAAGGTCAGGGTCCATTTCGAATGGGCGCCGGAAACCCTCACTGAAAAAGCAGGTGCGGCACTGAAGATGGACCAGATGCAGGTGAAATCTGACATGCGCAAGTTCAAGGACTTCATCGAATCGCGCGGTACCGAAACCGGCGGCTGGCGCGGCGAAGTCGAGGACACCGGCCCCACCGGGCAGCTCTAG